The following are encoded together in the Phaseolus vulgaris cultivar G19833 chromosome 9, P. vulgaris v2.0, whole genome shotgun sequence genome:
- the LOC137821404 gene encoding transcription termination factor MTERF15, mitochondrial, whose translation MTLGTAHAKARFMGSTSTFSHYRKKIAVANLFQKYGFPSSLINTFISRNPSLLHSPLPQLHQSLTTLFSLRIPQNDVVSLLTTHPFLIHHSFHQTLQSRLPHLQTRFPTLSHSTLVNLLLSSAKLHLDPLQLSPKLHALKTNFAFSDATVASVLEGFPDVVVTGENEIASVIDFLVGFGIPRGEIDQVVRSFPRVLALGVEHRLRPLFREIKELGFSNREMRGEISRDPRILGMELGEFTRCLRLLESLRCRETIKERVLGSGLMRACFEVKLRVDCLCGYGLTRRDALKIIWNEPRVICYEVADIERKVEFLVQRMKCGVECLAEVPKYLGVNFEKQIVSRYSVVECLRGKGAIGFEVGLKDLVMPSRLRFYNHYVKPYPECEKIYGRFSGCGVQVKTKHPAGLWKLFKPQKFTERDEDVKNVRSFMESLV comes from the coding sequence ATGACGTTGGGAACTGCTCATGCAAAAGCGCGTTTCATGGGAAGCACTTCTACGTTCTCACACTACAGAAAAAAGATTGCAGTGGCGAACTTATTCCAGAAGTACGGTTTTCCCTCTTCTCTCATCAACACCTTCATCTCGCGCAATCCTTCCCTTCTCCACTCCCCTCTCCCTCAACTCCACCAATCCCTCACCACGCTCTTCTCCCTCCGCATCCCCCAAAACGACGTCGTTTCCCTCCTCACTACCCACCCCTTCCTCATCCACCATTCcttccaccaaacccttcaatcCCGTCTTCCCCATCTCCAAACGCGCTTCCCCACACTCTCCCATTCCACCCTCGTCAACCTCCTCCTCTCTTCCGCAAAGTTACACCTCGACCCTCTCCAACTCTCCCCCAAACTCCACGCGCTCAAAACCAATTTCGCGTTTTCTGACGCCACCGTGGCCAGCGTCCTGGAAGGGTTCCCCGACGTGGTTGTCACGGGCGAGAACGAAATCGCGAGCGTGATCGATTTTCTCGTGGGGTTCGGAATCCCCCGGGGCGAGATTGATCAAGTTGTCCGTTCGTTTCCTAGGGTTTTGGCGCTCGGTGTTGAGCACAGGCTGAGGCCGTTGTTTCGGGAAATCAAGGAGCTAGGGTTTTCCAATCGCGAGATGAGGGGAGAGATCTCGCGGGACCCGAGGATTCTGGGGATGGAATTGGGAGAATTTACGCGGTGCTTGAGGCTGTTAGAGAGTTTAAGATGCAGGGAAACTATTAAAGAGAGGGTTTTGGGTTCGGGTCTGATGAGAGCGTGTTTTGAAGTGAAGTTAAGAGTGGATTGTTTGTGTGGGTATGGTTTGACTCGAAGGGATGCTCTGAAGATTATTTGGAATGAGCCAAGGGTGATTTGTTACGAGGTTGCGGATATTGAGAGGAAGGTTGAGTTTCTGGTGCAGAGGATGAAGTGTGGTGTGGAGTGTTTGGCAGAGGTGCCTAAATACTTGGGTGTGAATTTTGAGAAGCAGATTGTGAGCAGGTACAGTGTGGTGGAGTGTTTGAGGGGGAAGGGTGCGATTGGGTTTGAGGTTGGGTTGAAGGATTTGGTAATGCCTTCTAGGCTTAGGTTCTATAATCATTATGTGAAGCCATACCCGGAGTGTGAAAAGATCTATGGAAGGTTTTCTGGGTGTGGTGTTCAAGTTAAGACGAAGCATCCCGCTGGACTGTGGAAACTGTTTAAACCGCAGAAGTTTACTGAAAGGGATGAAGATGTGAAGAACGTGAGGTCCTTCATGGAGTCTCTGGTTTAG
- the LOC137822802 gene encoding cleavage stimulation factor subunit 50 isoform X1, whose amino-acid sequence MDSSSSEQAVQDGKLYRNLNSLIVAHLRDNNLTQAASVVASATMTPLNVEAPPNRLLDLVAKGLAAEKGDITRGTHFSASLPLPHTAAIDFSTASDMKGSSKSFPKLETRHLSEHKNIARCARFSADGRFVATGSADTSIKLFEVSKIKQMLLPEAKDGPVRPVIRTYYDHIQPINDLDFHPQGTILISGAKDQTIKFFDISKTNAKRAYRVIQDTHNVRSVSFHPSGDFLLAGTDHAIPHLYDINTFQCYLSSNVPETSPNGAINQVRYSSTGAMYVTASKDGAVRLWDGITANCVRSITAAHGTAEATSAIFTKDQRFVLSCGKDSTIKLWEVGSGRLVRQYLGAMHTQLRCQAIFNQTEEFIIFIDELSNEIIIWDAMTTEKVAKWPSNHVGAPRWLEHSPIESAFISCGTDRSVRFWKETV is encoded by the exons ATGGATAGCAGTAGCTCGGAACAGGCCGTGCAAGATGGCAAACTCTACAGAAACCTCAATTCTCTCATCGTCGCTCATCTTCGGGACAACAATCTCACCCAG GCTGCAAGTGTTGTTGCTTCAGCAACCATGACTCCACTGAATGTGGAAGCCCCACCTAACAGGCTTCTCGACCTGGTTGCTAAG GGTCTTGCAGCGGAAAAGGGCGACATCACAAGAGGCACTCATTTCTCTGCCTCACTGCCCTTGCCTCACACTGCAGCTATTGATTTCAG CACTGCGTCTGATATGAAAGGTTCCTCGAAGAGCTTCCCGAAGCTTGAAACGCGACACCTTTCGGAACACAAG AATATTGCCAGATGTGCTAGATTTAGTGCTGATGGAAGATTTGTTGCCACTGGAAGTGCCGATACATCAATAAAGCTATTTGAG GTTTCGAAGATCAAGCAGATGTTGCTGCCAGAGGCAAAGGATGGTCCTGTGCGGCCTGTCATTCGAACATATTATGATCATATACAA CCAATAAACGATCTGGATTTTCATCCACAAGGTACTATCCTGATTTCAGGAGCCAAAGATCAAACAATAAA gtTTTTTGATATTTCAAAAACGAATGCAAAGAGAGCATACAGGGTTATCCAG GACACACACAATGTTCGATCTGTATCTTTCCATCCTTCTGGAGACTTTCTGCTGGCAG GAACTGATCATGCAATTCCACATTTGTATGATATAAATACCTTTCAGTGTTATCTGTCATCAAATGTCCCAGAGACTAGCCCCAATGGAGCCATAAACCAG GTCAGATATTCTAGTACAGGCGCCATGTATGTTACAGCATCTAAAGATGGTGCTGTTAGGTTATGGGATGGTATCACTGCCAATTGTGTGCGGTCAATAACTGCCGCCCACGGAACAGCTGAGGCTACCAGTGCAATTTTTACCAAAGATCAAAG GTTTGTTCTCTCCTGCGGGAAGGATTCTACCATAAAGCTTTGGGAAGTTGGCTCTGGAAGATTAGTCAGACAATATCTTGGAGCTATGCATACTCAGCTAAGGTGCCAG GCTATTTTTAATCAGACAGAAGAATTTATTATATTCATAGATGAACTGAGCAACGAG ATCATTATCTGGGATGCAATGACAACAGAAAAAGTTGCGAAGTGGCCTTCTAATCATGTTGGTGCACCCCGCTGGCTTGAACACTCACCAATTGAGTCAGCTTTTATTTCCTGTGGAACTGATAGGTCAGTTCGGTTCTGGAAGGAAACTGTATAA
- the LOC137822802 gene encoding cleavage stimulation factor subunit 50 isoform X2: MKGSSKSFPKLETRHLSEHKNIARCARFSADGRFVATGSADTSIKLFEVSKIKQMLLPEAKDGPVRPVIRTYYDHIQPINDLDFHPQGTILISGAKDQTIKFFDISKTNAKRAYRVIQDTHNVRSVSFHPSGDFLLAGTDHAIPHLYDINTFQCYLSSNVPETSPNGAINQVRYSSTGAMYVTASKDGAVRLWDGITANCVRSITAAHGTAEATSAIFTKDQRFVLSCGKDSTIKLWEVGSGRLVRQYLGAMHTQLRCQAIFNQTEEFIIFIDELSNEIIIWDAMTTEKVAKWPSNHVGAPRWLEHSPIESAFISCGTDRSVRFWKETV; the protein is encoded by the exons ATGAAAGGTTCCTCGAAGAGCTTCCCGAAGCTTGAAACGCGACACCTTTCGGAACACAAG AATATTGCCAGATGTGCTAGATTTAGTGCTGATGGAAGATTTGTTGCCACTGGAAGTGCCGATACATCAATAAAGCTATTTGAG GTTTCGAAGATCAAGCAGATGTTGCTGCCAGAGGCAAAGGATGGTCCTGTGCGGCCTGTCATTCGAACATATTATGATCATATACAA CCAATAAACGATCTGGATTTTCATCCACAAGGTACTATCCTGATTTCAGGAGCCAAAGATCAAACAATAAA gtTTTTTGATATTTCAAAAACGAATGCAAAGAGAGCATACAGGGTTATCCAG GACACACACAATGTTCGATCTGTATCTTTCCATCCTTCTGGAGACTTTCTGCTGGCAG GAACTGATCATGCAATTCCACATTTGTATGATATAAATACCTTTCAGTGTTATCTGTCATCAAATGTCCCAGAGACTAGCCCCAATGGAGCCATAAACCAG GTCAGATATTCTAGTACAGGCGCCATGTATGTTACAGCATCTAAAGATGGTGCTGTTAGGTTATGGGATGGTATCACTGCCAATTGTGTGCGGTCAATAACTGCCGCCCACGGAACAGCTGAGGCTACCAGTGCAATTTTTACCAAAGATCAAAG GTTTGTTCTCTCCTGCGGGAAGGATTCTACCATAAAGCTTTGGGAAGTTGGCTCTGGAAGATTAGTCAGACAATATCTTGGAGCTATGCATACTCAGCTAAGGTGCCAG GCTATTTTTAATCAGACAGAAGAATTTATTATATTCATAGATGAACTGAGCAACGAG ATCATTATCTGGGATGCAATGACAACAGAAAAAGTTGCGAAGTGGCCTTCTAATCATGTTGGTGCACCCCGCTGGCTTGAACACTCACCAATTGAGTCAGCTTTTATTTCCTGTGGAACTGATAGGTCAGTTCGGTTCTGGAAGGAAACTGTATAA
- the LOC137822801 gene encoding protein COBRA-like encodes MEHTMLSAIGSVVPRAAFAVFLLLLSFFSSFTSTEAYDPLDPTGNITIKWDVISWTADGYVAVVTMYNFQQYRHIQAPGWSLGWTWAKKEVIWSMMGSQTTEQGDCSKFKAGIPHCCKKDPTVVDLLPGTPYNQQIANCCKGGVLNSWGQDPGSAVSSFQISVGSSGTTNKTVKMPKNFTLKAPGPGYTCGPAKIVKPTTFITNDKRRTTQAMMTWNITCTYSQFLAQKTPSCCVSLSSFYNDTVVNCPTCTCGCQNKTDPGSCVAPNSPHLASVVSSSGKGASTPLVQCTSHMCPIRVHWHVKVNYKEYWRVKITITNFNYRMNYSQWNLVVQHPNLDNITQLFSFQYKSLTPYEGLNDTSMLWGIKFYNDFLSSAETLGNVQSEILLRKDKSTFTFDKGWAFPRRIYFNGDNCVMPPPDAYPWLPNASSKLVFSLLSTLIAILACFLSVI; translated from the exons ATGGAACACACCATGCTATCTGCCATTGGATCTGTTGTCCCTCGTGCTGCCTTTGCAGTCTTTCTCCTGCTGCTGTCTTTTTTTTCCTCATTCACTTCTACAG AAGCCTATGATCCGCTTGATCCAACTGGCAATATAACAATCAAATGGGATGTCATTAGCTGGACTGCAGATGGCTATGTT GCTGTTGTTACAATGTACAACTTTCAACAATATCGCCACATTCAGGCCCCTGGATGGTCATTAGGGTGGACCTGGGCTAAAAAAGAAGTAATTTGGAGCATGATGGGAAGCCAAACCACAGAGCAAGGGGACTGTTCAAAGTTCAAAGCAGGTATTCCTCATTGTTGTAAGAAGGACCCAACAGTGGTGGATTTACTGCCAGGGACTCCTTACAACCAGCAGATTGCAAATTGTTGCAAAGGGGGTGTCCTAAATTCATGGGGTCAGGACCCCGGTAGTGCTGTAAGTTCTTTCCAGATTAGTGTTGGTTCTTCTGGAACGACAAACAAAACGGTCAAAATGCCTAAAAATTTTACCCTCAAAGCACCAGGACCTGGCTACACTTGTGGTCCTGCAAAGATTGTGAAACCAACTACATTTATTACCAATGACAAGAGGAGAACCACCCAGGCCATGA TGACTTGGAATATTACCTGCACTTATTCTCAATTCCTGGCTCAGAAGACACCAAGTTGTTGTGTTTCCCTCTCATCCTTCTATAATGATACAGTAGTAAACTGCCCAACCTGCACCTGTGGCTGCCAAAACAAAACAGATCCTGGCAGCTGTGTAGC TCCAAATTCACCACATTTAGCTTCGGTTGTATCATCATCAGGCAAAGGTGCAAGCACACCTCTAGTTCAGTGTACCAGCCACATGTGTCCTATTCGAGTACATTGGCATGTGAAGGTCAATTACAAAGAGTACTGGAGGGTCAAGATCACAATTACTAATTTCAATTACAGAATGAACTATTCACAGTGGAACCTTGTTGTGCAGCATCCCAATTTAGATAATATTACCCAGCTCTTCAGTTTTCAGTACAAGTCACTTACACCCTATGAGGGCTTGA ATGATACAAGTATGCTTTGGGGAATCAAGTTCTACAATGATTTTCTTTCTTCAGCTGAAACTCTTGGTAACGTTCAATCAGAAATCTTACTTAGAAAAGACAAATCAACCTTCACATTTGATAAGGGATGGGCTTTCCCGAGAAGGATTTATTTCAACGGGGATAACTGTGTTATGCCTCCTCCAGATGCCTACCCTTGGCTGCCAAATGCAAGTTCTAAACTAGTTTTCTCTTTACTAAGTACACTCATAGccattttagcttgtttcttAAGTGTTATTTAA
- the LOC137822800 gene encoding COBRA-like protein 4, translating to MEYDSGKKQQKDTFGCFKLVALIALCFVLISPAESFDALDPTGNVTIRWDIMSWTSDGYLATVTLFNFQLYRNIMNPGWTLGWTWAKKEIIWAVVGAQATEQGDCAKFKLKIPHSCKRNPQVVDLLPGAPFNMQFTNCCRGGVLTSWGQNPSGAVSSFQIGVGLSGTSNKTVKLPKNFKLLGPGPGYSCGPAKVVPSTAILTDDRRRKMQALMSWNVTCTYSQFLASKNPSCCVSMSSFYSDKITGCPPCACGCQNNDTCVTRDSKILKENVTSPHRKSDITPKPLLQCTHHLCHVRVHWHLKDNYEDYWRVKIAIINFNYRLNFTDWSLVVQHPNLNNVTQVYSFEYMPLLPYESINDTGMFYGLKYYNDLLMEAGPKGNVQSEVLMKKDKNTFTLKQGWAFPRRVYFNGDECMLPPPDSYPMLPNSAQKPPTTITLMAAYVVFTLFLHLVVTLF from the exons ATGGAATATGATAGTGGTAAAAAGCAGCAAAAGGACACATTTGGATGCTTCAAGTTGGTTGCCTTAATTGCTCTATGCTTCGTTCTAATATCTCCAGCAG AATCATTTGATGCATTGGATCCAACTGGGAACGTGACTATAAGATGGGATATCATGTCCTGGACATCAGATGGATATTTG GCCACTGTGACATTGTTTAATTTCCAACTGTACCGAAATATTATGAATCCTGGGTGGACTCTGGGGTGGACATGGGCAAAGAAGGAAATAATCTGGGCCGTGGTGGGGGCTCAAGCCACAGAGCAAGGAGACTgtgccaagttcaagttgaagatTCCTCATAGCTGCAAGAGGAACCCTCAAGTGGTTGACTTGCTACCTGGAGCTCCTTTCAACATGCAGTTCACCAACTGCTGCAGGGGTGGTGTGCTTACATCTTGGGGGCAAAACCCTTCAGGTGCAGTCTCCTCATTTCAGATAGGTGTGGGACTCTCTGGCACCTCCAACAAGACAGTCAAATTGCCTAAGAACTTCAAATTGCTGGGACCTGGACCAGGATATTCATGTGGCCCTGCTAAGGTTGTTCCATCCACTGCAATCCTCACAGATGATCGTAGGAGAAAAATGCAGGCATTGA TGTCTTGGAATGTGACATGCACTTATTCACAGTTTCTTGCCTCCAAGAACCCAAGCTGTTGTGTTTCTATGTCATCTTTCTACAGCGACAAAATAACAGGTTGTCCACCTTGTGCTTGTGGTTGCCAGAATAACGATACCTGTGTCAC GAGAGACTCGAAGATCCTGAAAGAGAATGTCACCTCACCTCACCGAAAATCAGACATCACACCGAAACCATTGCTGCAATGCACACACCACCTGTGTCATGTCCGGGTGCACTGGCATTTGAAAGACAACTATGAGGACTATTGGCGTGTCAAGATTGCCATTATCAACTTCAACTATCGGTTGAATTTCACTGATTGGTCTCTTGTTGTGCAGCACCCCAATCTCAATAATGTAACCCAAGTCTATAGCTTTGAATACATGCCACTTCTTCCCTATGAATCCATAA ATGATACAGGCATGTTCTATGGTTTGAAATATTACAATGATCTGTTGATGGAAGCTGGGCCTAAAGGGAATGTCCAGTCTGAGGTGCTCATGAAGAAGGACAAGAACACATTTACTCTCAAGCAGGGATGGGCATTTCCTAGGAGGGTCTATTTTAATGGTGATGAATGCATGCTGCCACCTCCTGATTCATATCCTATGTTGCCAAACTCTGCCCAAAAACCACCAACAACTATTACATTGATGGCAGCCTATGTggtttttacattatttttgcATTTGGTTGTAACACTTTTTTGA
- the LOC137821083 gene encoding UDP-arabinopyranose mutase 3-like, which produces MRNLGSEEKGSMSGTAATAILKEEVDIVIPTIRNLEFLEMWRAFFEPYHLIIVQDGDPSKLIKVPQGFDYELYNRNDITRILGPKAHCISFKDSACRCFGFLLSKKKYIFTIDDDCFVAKDPSGKEINALEQHLKNLLSPSTPFFFNTLYDPFREGTDFVRGYPFSLREGVPTAASHGLWLNIPDYDAPTQLVKPLERNTRYVDAVMTIPKGTLFPMCGMNLAFNRELIGPAMYFGLMGDGQPIGRYDDMWAGWCMKVISDHLGWGVKTGLPYIWHSKASNPFVNLKKEYKGIYWQEELIPFFQSVSLPKECTTAQKCYIELSKQVRAKLGKVDEYFNKLADSMETWIEAWEELNPSGAPKSDALPNGSAK; this is translated from the exons ATGAGAAACCTAGGATCAGAGGAAAAAGGAAGCATGTCAGGAACAGCAGCGACGGCGATTCTGAAGGAGGAGGTGGATATAGTTATCCCCACCATAAGGAACctggagttcttggagatgtGGAGAGCGTTCTTTGAACCTTACCACCTCATAATAGTGCAGGACGGTGACCCTTCTAAGTTGATCAAGGTCCCTCAAGGCTTCGACTACGAACTCTACAACCGAAACGACATCACTCGCATTCTGGGCCCCAAGGCCCACTGCATTTCCTTCAAGGACTCTGCTTGCCGCTGCTTCGGCTTCTTGCTCTCCAAGAAGAAGTACATCTTCACCATCGATGATGATTGCTTT GTTGCAAAAGATCCATCTGGGAAAGAAATTAACGCCCTAGAGCAGCATCTGAAGAACCTTCTGAGTCCATCAACCCCATTTTTTTTCAACACCCTCTATGATCCATTCAGAGAGGGTACAGATTTTGTCCGTGGATACCCGTTTAGCCTGCGAGAAGGTGTTCCTACAGCTGCTTCTCATGGTCTCTGGCTCAACATTCCTGATTATGATGCCCCAACTCAGCTTGTCAAACCTCTAGAGAGGAACACTAG GTATGTGGATGCAGTTATGACTATACCAAAGGGAACCCTCTTTCCCATGTGTGGTATGAATTTGGCATTCAACCGTGAGTTAATTGGTCCTGCAATGTACTTTGGACTCATGGGTGATGGTCAACCAATTGGACGCTATGATGACATGTGGGCTGGTTGGTGCATGAAG GTGATAAGTGATCATCTGGGATGGGGGGTGAAGACAGGTTTGCCTTACATCTGGCACAGCAAAGCCAGCAACCCATTTGTAAACCTTAAGAAGGAGTACAAAGGAATTTACTGGCAAGAAGAGCTGATACCATTTTTCCAATCTGTTTCTCTTCCAAAGGAATGCACAACTGCTCAGAAATGCTACATTGAACTCTCCAAGCAAGTGAGGGCAAAACTTGGGAAGGTTGATGAGTATTTCAACAAGCTTGCGGATTCCATGGAGACATGGATTGAAGCTTGGGAGGAACTAAACCCTTCTGGGGCACCAAAATCTGATGCATTGCCCAATGGCTCCGCAAAGTAA